One genomic segment of Balaenoptera musculus isolate JJ_BM4_2016_0621 chromosome 11, mBalMus1.pri.v3, whole genome shotgun sequence includes these proteins:
- the KLHDC8B gene encoding kelch domain-containing protein 8B yields MATGGGRAFAWQVFPPMPTCRVYGTVAYQDGHLLVLGGCGRAGLPLDTAETLDMASHTWLALAPLPTARAGAAAVVLGKQVLVVGGVDEGQSPVAAVEAFLADEGRWERRATLPQAAMGVATVERDGMVYALGGMGPDTTPQAQVRVYEPRRDCWLSLPSMPTPCYGASTFLKGNKIYVLGGRQGKLPVTAFEAFDLEARTWTRHPSLPSRRAFAGCAMAEGSVFSLGGLQQPGPHNFYSRPHFVNTVEMFDLEHGSWTKLPRSLRMRDKRADFVVGSLGDHIVAIGGLGNQPCPLGSVEGFSLARRRWEALPAMPTARCSCSSLQAGPRLFAIGGVAQGPSQAVEALCLCDGV; encoded by the exons ATGGCTACAGGAGGTGGCCGGGCCTTTGCTTGGCAGGTGTTCCCACCCATGCCCACCTGCCGGGTATATGGTACAGTGGCATACCAGGATGGgcacctgctagtgttggggggcTGTGGCCGGGCTGGACTGCCTCTGGACACTGCCGAGACATTGGACATGGCCTCACATACGTGGCTGGCACTGGCGCCCCTGCCCACTGCCCGGGCTGGTGCGGCTGCTGTGGTACTGGGCAAGCAGGTGCTAGTGGTGGGCGGTGTGGATGAGGGCCAGAGCCCGGTAGCTGCTGTGGAGGCCTTCCTGGCTGACGAGGGCCGCTGGGAGCGTCGGGCCACCCTCCCTCAGGCAGCCATGGGGGTTGCAACTGTGGAGAGAG ATGGTATGGTGTATGCACTGGGGGGAATGGGCCCTGACACAACCCCCCAGGCCCAGGTTCGGGTGTATGAACCCCGCCGGGACTGCTGGCTTTCACTGCCCTCGATGCCCACACCCTGCTACGGGGCCTCCACCTTCCTGAAAGGGAACAAGATCTATGTCCTGG GGGGCCGCCAGGGCAAGCTCCCAGTGACTGCTTTTGAGGCCTTTGATCTGGAGGCCCGTACCTGGACCCGACACCCAAGCCTGCCCAGCCGCCGGGCCTTTGCTGGCTGCGCGATGGCCGAAGGCAGCGTCTTTAGCCTGGGTGGCCTGCAGCAGCCCGGGCCCCACAATTTCTACTCCCGCCCACACTTTGTCAACACTGTGGAGATGTTCGACCTGGAGCATG ggTCCTGGACCAAGCTGCCCCGCAGCCTGCGCATGAGGGATAAGAGGGCCGACTTTGTGGTTGGCTCACTTGGGGATCACATCGTGGCCATTGGGGGCCTTG GAAACCAGCCGTGCCCTCTGGGCTCTGTGGAGGGCTTCAGCCTTGCACGGCGGCGCTGGGAGGCACTGCCTGCCATGCCCACGGCCCGCTGCTCCTGTTCTAGTCTGCAGGCTGGGCCCCGGCTGTTTGCCATCGGGGGTGTGGCCCAGGGTCCCAGTCAAGCTGTGGAGGCACTGTGTCTGTGTGATGGGGTCTGA
- the C11H3orf84 gene encoding uncharacterized protein C3orf84 homolog, whose translation MQSALVGSWHNSGFYGHYRGQFKSESAREYRLAAKPQPPAVFLQRCQEPARQHFFSKHDNRTSFDKGPYCLLQGIGRRKDLERLWQQHTFLRWAPCELELRQPRPLESSYQADFRSGPGLSDVPQSLVHFVQIQPPRASTTYQQNFCQPSRGGHCGSDNMGPQAPVTDTLPDLPGITRPKLLQHYLHAGVSECLNWSRTLNKDS comes from the exons ATGCAAAGTGCTTTAGTAGGCTCCTGG CACAACAGTGGCTTCTATGGGCACTACAGAGGCCAATTCAAGAGTGAAAGTGCTCGAGAGTATCGCCTTGCAGccaagccccagcccccagcagtgTTCCTGCAGCGCTGTCAG GAGCCAGCGCGGCAACATTTCTTCTCCAAGCATGACAACCGCACTTCCTTTGACAAA GGCCCCTACTGCCTGCTACAGGGAATCGGAAGGCGGAAAGACCTGGAGCGCCTGTGGCAGCAGCACACCTTCCTGCGCTGGGCACCCTGTGAACTGGAGTTGCGCCAGCCGCGGCCCCTTGAATCCTCCTACCAGGCTGATTTCCGGTCAGGGCCAGGACTCAGTGACGTCCCCCAGAGCCTTGTCCACTTTGTGCAGATCCAGCCTCCCCGTGCCAGCACCACCTACCAGCAGAACTTCTGCCAGCCATCCCGTGGTGGCCATTGTGGCAGTGACAACATGGGGCCCCAGGCCCCAGTCACCGACACACTGCCTGATCTTCCAGGGATCACAAGACCCAAGCTGCTGCAGCATTACCTTCATGCTGGGGTCTCTGAGTGTCTAAATTGGTCCAGAACATTAAACAAGGACAGCTAA
- the CCDC71 gene encoding coiled-coil domain-containing protein 71 — protein sequence MSVVVQHVEEKAVHSWSRISTAGKKALEEALLVFNPMSQDLSATEAQLVAFLQGLRDDGFQPTILRSGDVYGYSSCTANPPSQTKLQARAPTPAATSPPASAPRTAMRLPAGRATLLPMPLSGRLAKASTPALAKHATTNLLLSSLKQSNASRARGAAVGFPAHLYPGVYPAMRLSVVLEALVPLKTPMPCLGAKHKAQSLQLSLADSPLKLRKGPGKRLGNSQPKAPRKATSKDPKCLTRRGPRAGPRQGTGPQSKTYKASGSLSGPQMKGGCALGTKTTQAKVARAQAKVARTQAKAAKARAKAKAARIKAKAKAKAVRAKAKAKAVRARARAKAVRARAKAKAVRARARAKAVRARARAKAVRAKAKVARTQPRGRGRPKRSVQARTARRGRKSCPETVGQKRKRTEEAKDLPPQKRTRLGPQSPKVWLGSGTAKLLKFRAIKVDRQSSDHEVRQQAQRILRVNLSPVIRLQPLLPYSAP from the coding sequence ATGAGCGTGGTGGTGCAGCATGTGGAGGAGAAAGCTGTGCACTCCTGGTCGCGGATCTCCACGGCAGGGAAGAAGGCCCTGGAGGAAGCGCTGCTTGTCTTTAACCCCATGAGCCAGGATCTCAGTGCCACTGAGGCCCAGCTTGTGGCCTTCCTGCAGGGCCTGCGGGATGATGGTTTCCAACCAACCATCCTGCGCAGCGGTGACGTCTATGGCTATAGTTCGTGCACAGCCAACCCCCCAAGCCAGACAAAGCTTCAGGCTCgtgcccccaccccagctgccacATCACCTCCAGCCAGTGCTCCCCGAACTGCCATGCGGCTGCCTGCAGGCCGGGCCACGCTGCTCCCCATGCCACTGTCTGGCAGGCTGGCCAAAGCATCCACACCAGCCCTCGCCAAGCATGCCACCACCAACCTGCTACTGAGCTCCCTGAAGCAGTCAAATGCCAGCCGTGCCCGGGGTGCAGCAGTGGGCTTTCCCGCTCACCTCTATCCAGGTGTCTACCCTGCCATGAGGCTCTCTGTTGTCCTTGAGGCCCTGGTTCCACTCAAGACTCCCATGCCCTGCTTGGGTGCCAAGCACAAGGCACAGTCACTGCAGCTCTCACTTGCAGACTCTCCCCTGAAGCTGCGGAAAGGTCCAGGGAAGAGGCTGGGGAATTCCCAGCCCAAAGCTCCCAGAAAAGCCACAAGCAAGGACCCCAAGTGTCTGACTCGAAGAGGCCCCAGGGCTGGACCCCGACAAGGCACTGGGCCCCAGAGCAAGACCTACAAAGCCTCTGGTTCCCTCAGTGGCCCACAAATGAAAGGTGGCTGTGCTCTGGGCACCAAAACAACCCAGGCCAAAGTTGCCCGTGCCCAGGCCAAGGTGGCTCGAACACAAGCCAAAGCTGCCAAGGCCCGGGCAAAAGCCAAGGCAGCACGGATcaaggccaaggccaaggccaaggcAGTACGGGCCAAGGCTAAGGCCAAGGCAGTgcgggccagggccagggccaagGCAGTGCGGGCCAGGGCCAAGGCCAAGGCAGTgcgggccagggccagggccaagGCAGTgcgggccagggccagggccaagGCAGTGCGGGCTAAGGCCAAGGTGGCTCGGACCCagcccaggggcaggggcaggccaAAAAGGTCTGTTCAGGCCAGGACTGCAAGGAGGGGCCGGAAAAGCTGCCCTGAGACTGtgggacagaagaggaaaaggactGAGGAGGCAAAGGATCTTCCTCCCCAGAAGAGAACACGGCTTGGGCCCCAATCCCCTAAGGTATGGCTAGGATCTGGAACGGCAAAGCTGCTGAAATTCCGGGCCATCAAGGTGGACAGGCAGTCCTCAGACCATGAGGTGCGGCAGCAGGCTCAGCGGATCCTCCGTGTGAACCTTTCCCCTGTAATACGACTTCAGCCATTGCTGCCATACTCAGCACCCTGA